The sequence below is a genomic window from Glycine max cultivar Williams 82 chromosome 20, Glycine_max_v4.0, whole genome shotgun sequence.
CCACTGTATGTAAAGTTTTCTTGAACTAACGACAAACATGCACCgcgaacaaaattaatttttaacctaGTGAATTAGGAGACATTTGTAGTTTCTGACCAACGAAAAAAAACTCACATAGAAACAAAGTttaattaatccttaaaattataatagtgGTCCATTGCATTTCATCCTATTTTAGGATGCTGGCAAACAAACTAAATCACAAGTTCctcatttctttaattttgggtATAACATAAAGTCCTCTCATttacaacaaaattaaatgtcATATCTATATATCACATGAATATACAAAAAAATGCTATAAGAAGGATATGATTCAACAATGAAATTTGGTAGCTACTTGTGTTCTAGGTCCTTTAGttggttttttaaaagtaaatgttCATACCGCATCCTTTCAAGCCTACTCTCAACCATGTACATTTCATCTTTGAGGTGATGAATTCTTTTCTCCAACCACGCTATGTCTGAAGGACTTCTAGTGACCTCATTGTTCATCCTATTCGTGATGTCTACAGGAGTGTTCATATGTATGTGTTGAGGTCTAGCCAACAGCACAAGTATGCTACACTGCTGCAACAGAATAAAGAAAGGATTAGCATTTCGCAGTTACTTAAAGTGTAAACTAGTTGACTTGCAATTATAGTGGAAGATAAATCATTACAGACACCTTAAATCCAAAACAttacaaatttgaaattataaaataattcagaACTGGTAACCAAGCCAAACAAAGATGTTTGAAGCTAAACAAGAGAAAACATGTGAATAGAGGACGGGGATGATTCtcttattattatatcattgttaCTTGACAACTGAAATACAAATTTTAGATTCTTGAATTTGCTTTTATCATGTGAGGAACACAGGTTTTAAAGAAGGGAACCAAAATATGTACATTAGTGTTTGAGCAGTCATTCAGAACTGAAGTGACTGAATGCTAACTTAAAGCAATTTGATGCCAGTAACTGCAACAACTTTTTatgaacaattttattttcgTACCATACACACAAGAATTGCTAGTCCTGAGTTCCTTGCAGAATTTTATAACTAGTTCACGAAGTAAGAAAAGGCATAAATCTACCTAAAGTTCAGGTTTAAAGTACACACCTGAATGAAGAAAATCAGAGCGACAACAGTAATAAGGAGCAGAGAAAGATTGCTATGACTTCTCAAAGATGATCTGAACTTCGTCATAAACTCTTTAAACAGTGGAACAGATGATGGTTCGATGAAATTTCCCGGCAAATGAGAGCCGACATTGTGGGTAGTAGCATCAAAGGCATTGGAAGTAGCTAGTATCTTTGTATGGTTACTTTGCTCCTGTGACCCTTCTGAAGATTCTCCAGTCTTCACTTCTCTATCTAAATTGATTTCACCATTTTGAGCTACAGCAACAGCAGAACCAATGAAAAATAAACCATAAATCCTTAAAAGTATGATATTTCACAGAACACCAGTGTTGTATGGAACCCAAAAGgaactttaaattttaagaaaatatagaaattatGAAAGCCAAACCTTGTTTTTCAAGGTTCTTCTGCTTCAACATTTCATGTGCCTGAAATTTCATACATTTTCAAATGGACATTTGAAAGAAAACTTGGACCAGCagcaaaacaaaatacatataatacaaacacaaacacaagaatACCATGTTTATCCATGTCGCATAAGCATCTCGACATTCTTCAATTGTTGATTGTATTATTTTGCCTGTGATTGTTCCCACATGAAAAGAAAGTTCAAGTTCGTGACAATGACAAAATAGAACACACAGCAATGCAACTCAAACTGTGTGTCAGGAGAGAGATAATTTGTATTAAACAAACTCCTAAGATTCAGTTATGCTAATGTCTCTGATTTGGAATAAATTAGAAGatcaaaataacaaacataaaacATAAGGAATGGTAATGAAAATCTTTTGCTATAAAAATCAGAATTTCACCTGTAAAACAGAGATTAAAGATAGGGCATTTAACAATGCAACTGAAACATTGTGTGTTGTGGGGTGGGGGAGGGGGGAGATATCCATATTAAACAATCTCCAAAGATTCAGTTATGTTAATGTCTCCTATCAGgaataaattagaaaatcaaaataacaaacataagaaaaaaataaggaatgggattatcaatattttaaatctttCATTATAGACATCAGTATAACAATCTCCAAAGATTCAATTACGTTAATGTCTTCTATAATCAGAATTTCACACGTAAAACAGAGATTAAAGATAAGGTATTTAAGAATGCAACTCAAAACTGTGTGTGCAGAGCGGGAGAGATAATTTGTATTAAACAATCTCCTAATATTTATGTTAATGTCTCCTATAGTCCTATTTAGGAATAAATTAGAAGATCAAAATCAGAAACATAAGAATAAATAAGGAATGACATTACCAATATTGAAAATCTTTATTTATAGACATTAGAATTTCACATGTAAAACAGAGAATAAAAATGAGGTATTTACTCAAGATCGAACTTTGTTAAGAACAGAAGGATGTTTTGTGAATTATTCACCGCTAAAGCCAAGTGTGATCAATTAGGGACTGATTTTGGGTTTGATTGCTGGTAATCAGAATCATCCTCTTATCAAAAGCAGCTGATTCAGTTGCCTTCGTGCTGAGATAGGGCAGAAAACAACCTCACCATCAGAAATGGCCAAGGCATAGCAGGTTTGATTCTGGAACCTTAATGCAACTGCATCAGGGTAATGCAGTTGCTGCATCCTCAGTTTGATTATGGTTTGCTTgctaaaaatatcataataattgATTTCAGGAACATGTTTCTAAAATGTAAGGTCTTCAACATATACAAGTGTTCATGGTATAGATTGAAGACAATAAGCAGCTAAACATAACACAACCaacataggaaaaaaaatgcaaagtaTAAAACTGATTAATTCACCTTGATATAAAAGGACACAAGTTATGAATCAACATCAtctaaattagaaataaaagattaagatacaAATCAAGGAAAATGTTCATTAAGGATACTTAAAAAGCCACACCTTTccaaatagtttttttagaaaatgccACATTCACATATACCCGCAAAAAGCAGCATTCTTTTGAttcatccttgtctctctctaCACTCCACAGTCCCTGGTAATTCACATAGAAACCATGCACAAGTAAAAACTGACAATTCAATgggaaagaaaattataaatttataatgttaCTAAACAGAGAACTAACTGAAGAttgattcataaataaaataaaactcaataaCAACCTGATTGTGTCGCAAACTTTGGTAATTAAATGATAGTCTTTTAACTACATATATCGGTTTTACTCAAACAAACAATTCATTCAGGGCCTGTTTAACTAGTGGAGTGGTATTGGGAAAAACTCAAGTCCCACATCTGCTAGAAATAAGGCcaagatagaatatataagtggggGACAACCCACACCCCATGAGCTAACTTTTGAGGTTGAGTTAGAACCAAACACATTATAAGAAGTGTTAACATAAAATGCATGTTGTCGAATCCTGATGTTCAGAGTATCAAGTTGAACGTTAAATATAATGCAAGAGAAGATAGTGGAATAGTAGTTAACTATTTACAAACACTAATCAAACTCATTCTTTTGGTTAGACACCCAGAAATGGAAAATAGTCTAAATATTTGTAACCTAATTCCTGAAGTCACttattatgtttaaaaataacaCACTACAAACCAAATCTTTGAGTAACTCTTGCATCTTTGTCAGTAAAATGTACAAATTATTTTCCAAGAGCAGTGCCAAATAGAAAAGTAATTGTATCTAGCCCAATTCTAATGTCCAATCAACAGGTGATTACAGATTTTAGTTGCAAGAACAGCATCTCTGCTCATGGGTAAGACAGCATAAATCTAACCCCACACAGACCTCATAAAGGTTGGAGCTTGTGCAAGGCCGCAATCAAGCAGCAGTACTGATATAGACCCAAGTCCCCACCTTACATTTCTAAACAAGACGATGTCTAAGGTGGGAAAAACAAACATGTTTCCCACCATGGGAAAGATTTTTTCAACCCTTAGATATTTTATATTCTGATCTGATGGctaatttattttgctttttttcttttcttttttctcttttttttctaattgttCCTGATTTAccccttcttttccttcctcttCTCTCTCCCCCAACTTCTTCCCCTCATTCTCTCTGCTGCAGATCACCTTCTTCTGCATGAATGATGGTGTACTGCACCATATATTCTGGAAAATGAACGATTGAAATTTTTTGAGATGTGCAAGGGAAAATATGTGTTTTTGAAGAAAGACGGAAGAAAAAACACTGCAACTGCAATTCAAATGAACGCAGCAACACACTTAATAATTGCCAAAAATACTTAGTTGAGAGATGTGAGTTTAGGCAATTATCTCatcttttctcttatttagAACTTTGTTTGTgcctttttaattataaatttgtaaatatgTAGTTTTTCTCTTTAGTTTATCATTTTGATAGGTTACATGTGCTTATTGATGGattattttgtaggaatttgaATTGGATTGAAAGGCAACTTGGAGCAAGGATTGAGAAAGCTTGAAGTGGAAATTGTAGCAAAGTGTGCTTGAGCCAGGAATTTTGAGCCTAAGCTAAAGTGCCTTTTTGAAGAAGCTGCAGAAGAGGAATCCGCTTAAGCCTGGAAGTTTTGGCTTATGCGGAAATAGGGCAGAATGTGTTAGTTTCAGAATTCACTTAAGCCTGAAATTTTTTGGCTTAAGCAGATTTTCATTGAAGTGCAGATTTTTTAGGATAATATAAATAGTTTGTCCGCCTCTTTTGTAGCTCATATGGAAGATAGTCTAATAAACAGAttagaggaagactagagaaaATTCTAAAAGAATCATTAAAAAGGGCTTTTGATCTAAACAGATTTCCAAATATTTGGTTTTTGACAGAGCATAATGGCATCACTTGAGCAAAGTAGCAGACCCCGCCTAGTGGATAGGAgacttttgttgttgtgttcaatgaatcattagtgcaTCCCATGAATTAGGACCAGTTTCTGATTATTAGTTTATGTCTTTATGAAGGTTTGTGTGTAAAGCCTTTGTTTTTATAGCAACTGACTTTCCAAGCTATTTTTAGAGCATTTGATTAGAAActgattttaatttgttaagaaatttccTAAAAAGTAGGAGTGGGTGGAAGTGATGTACCTTTGTGTAAATTTCAATGACAATATCGCCTACTCTTTTTGGTTgtagtaaaaagtaaaatattgggTATTTTGGGGGAAATTGACAACATCACCTATTCTtgtattaaaatcaaaatattgggCATTCAGGGATAGTAAATATAAACACCAAGTGGGAATCTAAATTTGATAATAGTATAAAAGAATAGATGAAAGGGGATTGGACAGTCATACAGTGATagagatataatataaaatcattcatataatcatatgTCTTCACCTAATAGCTTAAGATAGTTGATTAATGACTAGGTGTGAGAGCCCTAGCCTAAGTGGACTACAGTTTGAGACTTTCTGCCTCTGCTCACAATTTCtaataagaaattgaatttcAGCACAAAGTAGGTGGGCTATTGCTATATAAAATCATTCAGGTATCATCACCTAACTTCACCTTGTGAAGTAATTGGTTCATGACGGAGAGACTTCTTGTGTCGATGGCATTATTCACTcctactctttttctttttgttcctcCATAGAAGAGTATATTTTTTCCTTGATCTCTTCAATCAATTCTCCACCCCCGCCCCCCCTCCCCCCAATACCTTCCTTTTCTTCTTAACAAAAAGTAACCCAATAACAACTCTCTCTAACATTCTCCCTATTATTGGCTGTAATTTATTGGAAATCACAAGTTTTGGTGGGTCTCACTTCTCAGTTAATGAGTCTCCTAATTTAAAAGTGAGACCCAACAAAATTTgggattttcaataaattccaACCAATAGTAGAGAGAGTGTTAGAAAGAGAGTGTTAAAAAGAGAGTGCTAGAAAGAGAGTGATACTAGCATTCCtagaattaaaattacttaaaagttCATGTGCATAAAGATTTaatgtttcaaaaaaatttgtacCTCAACCCGGAAATAATCTGCGTAAGGTACATCACTGACTTCTTGCGACGTCTCTATAACCAAATGACTGGACGAAGTAACAAATACATGTCAAGATAACACACAGCACTTTAAAAACACTATATTTCATGTAGCCAAAGCAGTaacttatttttagaataaataattaataattaacataaagAACACAAGAAAACAGATAGAGGTAATAATAAAATGCACATGGAAGCAAAAGCAaccatttttattattcaaaataacataataacaGCATCAACCTCCTAGTCCTACCAAGTTTTTCTCATCcgagaagagaaaaattaaaacaaacctAAACAAGTCACCAACGAGCTTCTTCTTGTATTTCATGTTGTACACCATTCCAAACTAATGCTTGTTTGAAACAATTAATTGTttagtttaataaatatatcCCTTCTCTCCAGTACTACACCAGCCTCTCAATCACAAGTGTTCTTGAAAAGCAACTCACTCACAGGACCCACACAATTCCATTTCCATCAACTGCATAAGCTCTGGCACCACAACAGCATTATCTCAGGCTACACAAAACAGCACAAGAGACTTTTCTTCCAACATCTCACCACTCCTTTATCATTGTCTTATTTCCTCAGTTTCTCCCACTTAAAGCCATAAACCAATAAAACAGGAAAATATGTTATTGCTACACATCATTACGTTATCCAACCCACCCCACAACACCCTAAGCTACTAGGGATATTCATCCCCATAATTATCCTCCATCTAGCTTCCTTTTTATTAGAAGCTTCCTGAAACCTttaccttaaaaaattattgagagtAGAAGATGAactgatttaaaacaaataaattgagaaaaaaaaaggtcatgGTAAAATACCTGTTCCTATAAACACGAAATTTCTGGACCTCATGGCAGCCACCAAATTTCGCTCCTGAAAAAGAAACACAATCATGTCCACTGGCAAATAGACAGCTCCCCTAAAGTTTTGAAAATTCATTGGAACACATCAGAGAGAGAAGTTTTTAATGCCCAAAATATGATGTAAGAGTATGGctctatatttttaatagaCTATCTAGTCTTATACATTTAGCTTTGATGCTCTTCAATTAGTAATAGAATACTGATCTGTGTGTCCCATTCACTTCAATTAGGCCCACTTTGCACCATCTTATAAAAATGTGTGTTTCTAGGCATTTATTCCTTCTTAATAGCTTTATTCACACATATATCTAGTCAACTTCATGTTAATAACTTGTTGCAAAATTTAGATCTCATGCTTAAACTTATTCCTATAAAACTAAAGAGTTTGATAACTCATGATTATGTCAGTTATATGTCAATGTAAATTAGTTTACAAGACTACTGAATAGTAAATAACCTATACAATTAATGGGCTAACAAAATCAAAGTCAGAACAAGAATTTATACAGTGCACATCAAAATAAAAGCAGCAGAGGCATACcaagataaatttttattggATGTTGAAATGACAGTTCACGAGCATACCCAAATTTCTCTTGAGGATGCCACGAAGAACACCTAAAGTctgaaaaaaagggagagaaaaaaaatgtatgaagaAAGACATCATTTATTGGCTTATTGTTATTCCTTCcctaaaatcatattaaatgaCAAGGAGGAGGATAGTCAACAATACTAGAATATGAAAAATGACAATTGAAATGCATAAGTTTAAAAGTTTCATGCTGGCTACCTTTATCACCACATTTTTGGcgaaaagactcaagaaaattTAGAGCATCATCTGAGAATAAGTACCTAAAGAAGTCTTCAACCTTTATCTGCAATGTGCAAATTCTAAACTTTCAAGAAaatctataaatttttaaaattaagattgacCAAATTAGCAAAGGAaaacttaaaaagtaaaaacagatCTAGTGATTTTCAAGTAAGATTATACCGGAAACACTGAATCTGCAACACATGTATATGCTTCAAGGACTGCATTTTAGAAAATAAGTTCAAACCCATCAGATTATTTACACATATACGGTgaacaaatttaaaacaaaacggGTATTTACAcatgaagtgtttttttatctaaaattcaAACACCTTTCCCAATCCACTGTATCAAACATCCCTTGaacaatttaaaacaaaattgttgaGATGTTTACCCTCAGAACAATTTCTAATGACTACAAACATTTGACTAATGAACAtgagtcacacacacacacacacatattccCAAACTCACTTGATGGGGCATCAATATCCTCCTCGTTCCACTTCCAACTCACACTTGCAGCATTTGGGGCATCAATATTCAATTCAGGTTCAGCAACCTGTTTTACACTGCATTGCTTCGCTGAATCTTCCGTCAATAATGGATCATCTACAATGGATGGAAGCGCCGTATCTTTGCTCCTGGTTCACACACATAAGCCTAAACGAGTAGCACAGAAAATAATCTATTCTAAAGCAAAACCCATTATAAACATGGACATACAGATCAGTAGAAAGTGATCCGTTGTTAGTTATATAAGAACTTTTGACATTTTCAACAGCTACAAATCCATTCTCTTGGCAGCTGGACTCTGACATTGATTCctgaagtaaaataaataaatgagggCAACAGTACAACTAATGCAATTTTGACCAATTAATTTGCATTTTAAGATCATATTATGCATCAATGATCCAATTTTCCAAAGAAATTGAATACTGAAAATAATTAGAGGAACAATAATTTTCAACACATGACAGGTATGGAATGCATTCTGTGAAAGACAGTCTCAGGTTCACAAGaggaaaaaaacaatgaaaatcattGCAAAATCTAATTATCAGAGACTGAGTTACTACTTTAGTTTGGCAATTATTGGATGCAATGCAATTTTGTACTATACATAGAGACAAAGTTGCACCTTGGTGACCAGTTGGTCATAGTTTCGAATCTGGAAAcagtctctttgcatatgcaagggcaAGGTTGCATAGAATGACTGGGAACTGGGATACATAAGTTTATGGTGACAAAAAGACCATAGCTAAACACTGATCCATATAATGTAGAAAACCTCCTGAAATGGAGGTAGATGATATTCCCTGTGTGGGGAAGCCTTTTACTTGAGTTAGGCCTAATGGTTCTTGCAAGAGCAAGCTAGATAGAGTGCTAGTATCTGATGATTGGTTATCTAAGTGGCCTGATAGCTCCCAATTCAACCTTGAAAGGAACTATTCAGATCATTGCCCCATCCTCATGAATTCTAAACACACTAATTGGGGCCCTAAGCCTTTCAGGGTCTTTGATGCTTTGCTGTCTAATAAGGATTACACTAAGGTGGTGAGGGACTGCTGGTCTGCAAATCAGCCTATGGGATGGGGGAGTTATGCATTAAAATGCAAACTTCAAAACCTCAAGCATAGGCTAAAAACCTGGAGCAGAGATAATTGTGGAGACTTGGGTAACAAGGTGAAGCAAACCCAGAAAAAGTTGAATGATCTGGAGAATTCTCTCACAGCTCATCCCTCTGATCAGCAAGTCCAAGAGCTCAAGAAAACTCAGTCTGACCTATGGGAGCAGTCTTTTCTTCATGAATCAATAGTAAGACAGAAATCTAGAAGCAAGTGGATCAAAGAGGGTGATGGCAACACCTCTTActttcacaaaattataaatttcagtAGAAGGAGGAATGCCTTGAGGGGGTTGCACATTGAGGGTAGTTGGGTAGATAACCCTGCTGTGGTTAAGGCTGCAATTCTCCAGCACTTCCAAGGCAGATTTGCGGAACCTTACTTGCACAGACCCAATCTAGATGGGGTCTCCTTTAATGTCTTATCTCTTAACCAGAGAGACATGATGGTGGAACCTTTCAAAGAGGAGGAGATCTCTAGTGCTATGTGGGCTTGTGGGAGTGATAAAAGCCCAGGGCCAGATGGACTTAACTTCAGGTTCATAAAGCACTTCTAAAACGAGCTGAAACCAGAATTCCTAAGGTTTTTTCTCAGAATTTTATGTGAATGCAGTCTTTCCTGAGGGTCTCAACTCATCATTTATTGCCCTTATCCCCAAGATCAAGGACCCCCAACTTATTAGTGATTTCAGACCTATATCCCTTATTGGCTGCGTTTACAAAATCATTGCTAAAGTTCTATCAAATAGGCTCAGCAAGGTCATGAACCACTTATTAGATGAAAGGCAATTAGCCTTTGTTAAGGGCTGACAGCTGCTTCATGGAGTTTTGATTGCTAATGAGGTTGTAGAGGAGGCTAGGAGATCTAAGAAGCCTTGTCTAGTATTCAAAGTGGATTTTGAAAAAGCGTATAATTCTGTGTCTTGGCACTTCCTCTACTATATGATGAGAAGAATGGGGTTTCATGAAAGGTGGATTGGCTGGATCAAGGGTTGCCTTTCATCAGCATCCATATCTATCCTAGTGAATGGAAGCCCAACTGAAGAATTTAAGCCTCAAAGAGGCTTGAGACAAGGAGACCCATTGGCCCCCTTTTTGTTTGATCTGGTTGCTGAAGGCTTGACAGGTATGATGAGGGAAGCTGTGTCCAAAAATTGCTACCACAGCTTTATGGTAGGCAAGAAAAGGGTCCCAATCAACATCCTTCAATTTGCTGATGACACTATCTTCTTTGGGGAACCATCTATGGATAATGTTACAGCTATTAAGGTTATTCTCAGAAGCTTTGAGATGGTATTTGGCCttagaattaattttgctaAGAGCCAATTTGGTGCAATTGGCCAATCTGAGGAGTGGTGTAGTCTTGCTGCTGACTACCTGAATTGTGGCCCCCTGCAGTTTCCATTCATCTACCTAGGGATGCCTATAGGTATTAACCCTAGAAGGAAGGTGGTGTGGGAGCctttattc
It includes:
- the VAD1 gene encoding protein VASCULAR ASSOCIATED DEATH 1, chloroplastic isoform X2, translated to MASTVVAAAVRSDVPPRQPVDPSASSSPDVADRSDSFNSSPNHFSDTEIQLQTPDVLKSEEYRQLFRLPLEEVLIEDFNCALQENLLIQGHMYLFVNFICFYSNIFGYETKKIIPFPEVTSVRRAKTAGLFPNAIEILAGNKKYFFASFLSRDEAFRIINEGWSRHGNGAIAIMEQKESMSESSCQENGFVAVENVKSSYITNNGSLSTDLSKDTALPSIVDDPLLTEDSAKQCSVKQVAEPELNIDAPNAASVSWKWNEEDIDAPSILEAYTCVADSVFPIKVEDFFRYLFSDDALNFLESFRQKCGDKDFRCSSWHPQEKFGYARELSFQHPIKIYLGAKFGGCHEVQKFRVYRNSHLVIETSQEVSDVPYADYFRVEGLWSVERDKDESKECCFLRVYVNVAFSKKTIWKGKIIQSTIEECRDAYATWINMAHEMLKQKNLEKQAQNGEINLDREVKTGESSEGSQEQSNHTKILATSNAFDATTHNVGSHLPGNFIEPSSVPLFKEFMTKFRSSLRSHSNLSLLLITVVALIFFIQCSILVLLARPQHIHMNTPVDITNRMNNEVTRSPSDIAWLEKRIHHLKDEMYMVESRLERMRYEHLLLKNQLKDLEHK
- the VAD1 gene encoding protein VASCULAR ASSOCIATED DEATH 1, chloroplastic isoform X1; the protein is MASTVVAAAVRSDVPPRQPVDPSASSSPDVADRSDSFNSSPNHFSDTEIQLQTPDVLKSEEYRQLFRLPLEEVLIEDFNCALQENLLIQGHMYLFVNFICFYSNIFGYETKKIIPFPEVTSVRRAKTAGLFPNAIEILAGNKKYFFASFLSRDEAFRIINEGWSRHGNGAIAIMEQKESMSESSCQENGFVAVENVKSSYITNNGSLSTDLSKDTALPSIVDDPLLTEDSAKQCSVKQVAEPELNIDAPNAASVSWKWNEEDIDAPSILEAYTCVADSVFPIKVEDFFRYLFSDDALNFLESFRQKCGDKDFRCSSWHPQEKFGYARELSFQHPIKIYLGAKFGGCHEVQKFRVYRNSHLVIETSQEVSDVPYADYFRVEGLWSVERDKDESKECCFLRVYVNVAFSKKTIWKGKIIQSTIEECRDAYATWINMAHEMLKQKNLEKQAQNGEINLDREVKTGESSEGSQEQSNHTKILATSNAFDATTHNVGSHLPGNFIEPSSVPLFKEFMTKFRSSLRSHSNLSLLLITVVALIFFIQQCSILVLLARPQHIHMNTPVDITNRMNNEVTRSPSDIAWLEKRIHHLKDEMYMVESRLERMRYEHLLLKNQLKDLEHK